CAGAATAGGGCACCACCTTTCCTCTTTTTTCCGTTCTAGCTTTCTCCACCAATTCCCTGACTAGGGAGTTTCTGTACAAAGTTGAACGAGCCACTCCCAACTTTCGAGCTACAGACTGAAAGTCTACATCTTGTCCTGATGCCTTCATTTCATCTATAGCCACCTTCACAGCATCAAAAAGACCTTGCTTACCTCTCTTTTCCAACCTTATCAAGCTCTCCCTTACTGGCGCCTTCAAAAATGCTCCATTTTTCACTACATGTAGCATAACAACGAAAATGCTGGGCGTCAAGTTTTGAATACAAAATAAAAAAAGTGCGCCTAATCTGAAAATTTAGACTATATTGCTAACCGTTGCACAAATGGCTTACTTGGTATATAAAGTGTACTGGTCTGACCAGTTACGGGGGGATACTAATGCCACAAAGAAAGATCAAAGGCACTCGCATTTATGAACAGGTAGTAGAAGAAATAAAACGGTCCATTTCTTCAGGTGAACTAAAACCAGGTGACCCTCTGCCTTCAGAAAGGCAGCTAATGTCGGAAATGGGTGTAAGCCGAAGCTCTCTAAGAGAAGCGTTTCGAATCTTGGAATTGCTGGGCCTCATAGAGAGCATTCCCGGAAAAGGCCGATTCGTAAGAAAGCCCCGCCCGGAAAACAAGGACTTAAGCACTGTCCCCTTAGAGGACGAAGCGATCCTGGAGCTCATGGAGGCCCGTCGTATTTTGGATCCTGCTATTTGTAAAATAGCCGCCATGCACGCTCTTCCTTCAAACCTCACGCAAATTCGTAAGATTCTATCCAAGACTTCCCAAAACATTGAGAACCTCTCACAAAGGGCTAAACTGGATTACGATTTCCACCTTGCCCTAGCGGAAGCTACTCACAACTTCGTCTTCGTTAACGTGGTCAAAATGACCTTCAACCTCATAATGGCAACCCACGAACGAATATACTCCCTTTTGAACGACAAGGAGGCCTTTCTCAACGAGCACCAAGAAATATATGAGGCAATAATGGACCACAATGTGAATTTGGCCTCGGACCTTGCTGCCAAGCACATAGACCGAATCTACAAGACGTTACAGGAGGCAATGGCTAAATAAGCCAAAATTAAATACAAGAGAAAAACATGGAGGGGTGCAAAAATGAAGGAGAGAATTTTGAAGCTGTTCCCGGAAATCGATTGGATCGAAAACGAAGAGCTCAAGGATAAGGTTCTCAAAACCCTTGAGGACGCCTTGAGAATCGGAGGTTGGGAGCCAGAGGATATGGACAAGATTCCCTTTACTCTGCTCATCAAGGATTGCCCCGCTTCCCTCTTGACCCACTTCAGAGGAGTAACAAGGATGGCTAAGAAGGCCATGGAAGAGTTCAATGCCTTGTATGACTACAAACTGGACAACGATACCCTGATAGCAGGAGCAATACTTCATGACGTGGGCAAACTGGTGGAATACAAGCGCGACGCCGATGGCAAGGTCGTAAAATCCGATCTCGGCAAGGATCTCCGCCACCCATTTTCTGGTGTAGGACTGGCAATGAAAAACGATATCCCCTCTCCCATCTGCCACTGCATAGCAGTTCATGCGGGTGAAGGCGATGGAAGGCACAGGTCTCCTGAAGCAGTTGTCATAAACAAATGCGATTTCTTGAACTTCGAAACCCTTAAGTCCTTCATGGGACTTATTTAGGTATATCAAAAACAAATAAACGGAGGTGCATCTCCATGGGGAAGACGATGATCCAAAAGATCATCCAAAGGGCTTCAGGCAAAGAGGTAAAACCTGGTGACAGGGTATGGTGCAACATCGACCTTTCCACCGCAAGGGACTTTGCAGGCCCCAACTGCGTCCTGCAGTTTGACAAGGAAACGGAAGGAAAAGGCAAAGTATGGAACCCAGATAAAATAGCATTTACCTTCGATCTGGAAGCTCCATCCCGCTCTGAGCAGGTAGCAAACAATCAAAAGCTCATAAGAGAGTTCGCAAAACGCCAAGGCATCACAAAGGTATTCGACGTAAACTGGGGAATCGGGCAGCACGTGCTGCTGGAACATGGCCTTGTAAAACCTGGTTGGGTCATACTGGGCACGGACAGCCACATGAACTTGCTTGGAGCAGTTGGCGCCTTTGCCACCGGAGTAGGAAACACGGACATCGTGGCATCCTGGATTCTCGGAAAACTCTGGTACAGGGTTCCAGAGACCGTCAAGATAAAAGTGACAGGCAGCTTCAAAAAGGGCGTATGCATGCGAGATCTGCTGACAAAAATAGTGGGAACCCTTGGAGCTGGCGGACTTATATACAAGGCCGTAGAGTTCGTAGGGCCAACTATTGAGAAGTCCAACCTGGCAGAGAGAATAACTCTATGCTCCATGGTAACCGAAATGAGCGGGAAGATCGGCCTCATACAACCCAACGGCGAGGTCCTAGAGTGGCTCAAGGCAAGGGCGGGAGAGGAAGCCGTGGAGTTGGCCGAAGCCATAAAGGCCGACCCCGACGCGGTCTACTCGGAAGAGTACGAGTTCAACGTGGACGACCTCGAACCTATGGTATCCGCCCCAGATGCTCCCGATAACGTCAAAACCGTGAGGGAAGTGGCTGGCGAAAGGTTGGACCAGGTGCACATAGGCTCTTGCTCCAACGGCCGCTTTGAGGACATAAAAGCAGCCTTTGAGGTCCTAAAGGCAGCGAACTTCAAGATTGCTCCAGGCATGAGAGTCATAATAACTCCTGCAACCAGAGAGGTCATGAAACAGTGTGCCCAGGCAGGGTTCATAGAAAAATTCTTGGATGCTGGAGTAATCTTCACGAACCCCACTTGTGCACTCTGCACAGCGAAACATTACGGAACTCTGCCAAGCGGTGATATCGGCATGTCCACCACTAACAGAAACTTCATAGGCAAGGTTGGCAAGGGAAGCCATACGTATTTGGCAAGCCCGATGACCGCCATGGCATCGGCAGTTCGCGGCGTTATCACCGACCCGCGGGAAATTCTTGGGTAAGGGGTGGATTCTCATGACGGAGAACATCTTAAGAGGAAGAGCATGGGTTTTCGGGGACGATGTGGACACCGACCTCATATACCACAACAAGTACTTGGCTATAACCGACCCAAAGGAGATGGCCCAGTACTCCTTCGAATACTACCCAGGTAAGGAAAACTTCGCCAAGGAAGCCAAGCCCGGAGATTTCGTAGTAGCCGGGCAAAACTTCGGCTGCGGCTCATCCAGGGAACACGCCGTATATTGCCTCAAGGAGCTAGGTATCCCCGTAATACTCGCAGAATCTTACGCCAGAATCTATTACAGAAACGCAGTAAACAACGGATATCCTGTCCTTGTAGTTCCCAACATCACCAAAAAGGTGAAAGATGGCGATGAACTCGAGGTCAACCTGGACACCGGAGAGATCAAAAATCTGACCACTGGTGAAGTAATGCACGGCGACGCGGTGACGGATCTGGAAAAGGAAATAATGGCCTACGGTGGCCTGATTCCCTACCTCAAGGCCCAAGCCGCCAAAGAGCAAAAATAGGAGGTGAGCTCCATGGGTAAAACCTTCGCTGAAAAAGTTTTGGGGAAAGCAGCTGGACAAGATGTCAAGGCAGGCCAAGTCGTGACCGTCGAGCCTCACTTTTGCATGAGCCACGACAATGCCGCCCCTATCTCCAAGACTTTTAAGAAAATTGGCGTAGATAAGGTATGGAACCCAGATCATTTAGTTATAATCCTAGACCACGCTGTTCCAGCGCCCACGGACAAACATGCAGAGAACCACAAGATAATCAGAGAGTTCGTTAAAGAGCAGGGGATCAAACACTTCTATGATGTGAACAGCAAAGGCGGCGTATGTCACCAGATAATGTGCCAGGAAGGATTTGCCCTTCCTGGTCTGGTAATGGTGGGAAGCGATAGCCATACTTGCACCTATGGTGCCTACGGAGCCTTCTCCACGGGCATAGGAAGAAGCGAGATGGCAGCTACCTGGGCAACAGGCAAAATCTGGTTCCGTGTACCTGAGTCCATGAAGATAACAGTAAAGGGATCCTTCAAAAAGGGCGTTTCCGCCAAGGATCTGATACTTAAGATCATTGGAGATATAAAGGCAGATGGCGCAGATTATATGTCCGTCGAGTTTCACGGTCCAGCCATATCCCAGATGTCCTTGGCAGAAAGGATGACCTTGTGCAACATGGGCATAGAGATGGGCGCCAAAAACGCCGTTTGCCCCCCTGACGAGAAGGTGCTTGAAGCCATAAAGGACAACGCAAAGACCGATAAATGGGAAGCCATATGGGCTGACGAAGATGCCGTATACGCGAAAGAGCTGGAATACGACCTTCAAGACCTTGAGCCTGGTGTAGCAAAGCCCCACACCGTGGACAACTACGCCCCAGTGAGCGAGGTCGCAGGAACTCCTATACATCAGGCCTTCCTGGGAAGCTGCACCAACGCCAGGATAGAGGACCTAAGAGAAGCTGCCTCTATACTCAAGGGCAAGGAAGTGGCGGTTAGGACCATAGTGATCCCAGCATCTTGGAAAGTATACCGCCAGGCTATGGAGGAAGGCTTGCTGGATATATTCCTGGATGCAGGCTGCATAATAAATAACCCTGGCTGTGGACCGTGTATGGGGAACCACGAAGGAATACTAGCCCCAGGTGAAGTATGTATCTCAACGGCCAATAGGAACTTCAAAGGTCGCATGGGCAACAAGGAAAGCTTCATCTATCTGGCAAGCCCCATGACGGTTGCGGCTTCCGCCATAAAAGGCGCAATAGCCGACCCAAGGGAGGTGCTCTAGATATGAAAATAACAGGAAGGGTATGGAAATACGGGGACGACGTAAATACCGACGTCATTTTCCCTGGCAAGTACACGTACACTGTATCAGAGCGCTCTGAAATGGGCCAGTACGCGTTGGAGGACTTGGACCCTGAGTTCACTAAAAACGCCAAGCCCGGAGACATCATAGTGGCAGGGAAGAACTGGGGATGCGGCTCCTCCCGCGAGCAGGCGGTTACCTGTCTCAAAGTTAGGGGAATAGGAGCAATAATAGCTAAGGGATTTGCCCGAATCTACTATCGCAATGCCCTCAACGAGGGACTTCCCATAATAGTGGCACCTGAAGCAGTTGATGCCATAGAGCACCAAGATGAGATAACCATCGATTTCGACAAGGGGGAAATCATAACTCCCAAGGGCACTTTCTCCTTCCCTCCGTTCCCTGAGTTCGTAAGGGGACTAATAGAGGACGGTGGTCTGATACCTCACGTTAAGAAATCTCTAGGACTAGAATAAAAGAGGGAGGTTTTGCAAGATGGAAAGAAACGTTATGCAGGTTAAGGAGAAAAAGGATCGTTACACTGTAACCTATATACCGGGAGACGACTCGGGCTTCGACGTAATGGAAGCAGCCATGATAGTCATGCAGGCCTTGAATCCCCCTATCGATTGGGTTAGAGCCGATATGGGATGGTGCATGTGGGAAAAATCCTGCAAAGAGTATCCTGAGGGCGACCCAAGGAGAAACACCGTTCCTCCGGAGACCATCGAAAAGGTCAAAAATTCCGACGCTACCCTAATGGCAGCCATAACATCCAAGTCGGGAGTAAAAGGCTTTAAATCCGCCATACTTCAGCTAAGACAGATGTTCGACCTCTATATAAACTTCAGACCGGCAAAACTGTACCCCGGAGTAAGCACCCCCTTAAAAGGAGACCCCGATATAAACATAGCCCTGTTCCGCGAGAACACTGAAGACCTCTACTCTGCCGTAGAGTGGCGACCACTGCCGAAGGAGATGTTCGACCTGCATCCAGGCATGGAGAGGTTCAAGGACAAAAGTGAAGTTGCCGTATCTTGGAGGGTGTACTCCAAAGAAGGATGCGACAGAATAATAAGGGCCGCCTTCGAGTATGCCAAGGCAAATGGCCTCAAGAGCGTTGTAAACTGCAACAAGGCCAACGTCATAAGGGCCACCGACGGGATGATGAAAGAGCGCTTCCTAGAGATAGCAAAAGAATACCCAGAGATAGAAGCAAGGGAAGAGAACGCCGATGCCACAGCCATGTGGCTGATCAAGAACCCTCAGGACTACCAGGTAATAGTGACCTCCAACGTCTTCGGCGACATCCTCTCCGATGAAGCCTCCCAGCTCATTGGCGGACTGGGCTTCTCCCCGAGCGGCAACATAGGAGAAAATACGGCGATCTTCGAACCAAGCCATGGTTCTGTGCCTAAATACGCTCACCAATACAAGATCAACCCCTGCGGCATGCTCATAACCGCAGCGATGATGCTCAAGTACCTCTGTCTGGATGAGTACGCAGAGAAATTGGAAAAGGCCATAGGAGATACGCTGGTAGAAGGTAAATATCTAACTTACGATATCTGGAGGGACCGTGGAGACAAGGATTGGGAGACAAAGGCCGTCTCCACCCTTGATATGGCAAAGGCCATAGCCTCCAAGATCGACCCGGACTTCGACAAGAAGGCCGATGAAATTTGCGCCAAAGCAAAAGAAATGTGCGCATGGGAGCACCTGGTATAAGAACTTTCTCGAAGCAGAGCGAGGCCTCCGCTGGAGGCCTCGTCTTTTTTAGTCAAAACAACAACTGCATAACATATTGTTGTTTTTGTACTTCATGGAGGGGATGAAAATGAAAACCGCCCAAGCAGGCACACTGGAGTCCATGGACTGCCTGGTAACCGCAAGCGCTGCAGAAAGGGGAAAAGGCATTTTTATAACCATGGAGGGGGCCAACATCGCCAGGTTCAGGGACTCTATACTCAAGACGGCGAAGGCAACCCTTCAGGAATTGGGCATCAAAGACGTCGTCCTTTCAATTCAATTCAATGGTGCCAACGACGTCGTCTTGAAAGCTAGAGTTGAAGCGGCAGCAAGAACCCTCATGGGGGGTGAAGAATGATGGCCTTAAGGCGTACCATGCTCTACTTACCCGGGAACAACCCCAATATGCTCATGAGGGGGCACCTTTTCAAGCCCGACGGGGTAATCCTTGACCTGGAGGATTCCGTATCATTGGGTGAAAAAGAAGCTGCGAGGATCTTAGTACGAGAGACATTAAAAAATGTGGACTTTGGCGAATGCGAGGTAACGGTCAGGATAAACGGCCTTGATACCCCGTTCTGGAAAAGGGATCTTGAAGAGGTCATTCCCTGGGGTATAGACGGAATAAGGGTTCCAAAGGTAGAAACCCCTCAGGACGTAAAACTTCTTGACGAGGCCATATCGGAGATAGAAAACAAACACAACCTCCCCGAGGGGAAAGTACAGATAACCTGTTTGCTTGAAACGGCGTTGGGAATATGGAACGCTTATCATATAGCTACAGCATCCAAACGAGTAACGGCTATATGTCCCGGAGGCGAGGACCTGAGGGCAGATTTGAAGACAAGCCGTTCCGAAAATTCAGAGGAACTTGTAGGCCCAAGAAGAATGGTTGTATTAGCAGCTCACGCCGCTAAGGTAGATCCTTTGGATACCGTCTTTGCGGACATAACCGATGACGAGGGCCTCAGGAGGGAAACCCAGTGGGTCAAGCAAATTGGCTACCAGGGTAAAAGCGTCATCCATCCAAACCAAATTCCCATAATTCATGACGTCTTCACTCCAACAGAAAAGGAAATAGCCCAAGCTCAAAAAATCGTACAGGCGGCCAAGGAAGCCGCAGAGAAAGGGTTAGGCGCAGTCTCAGTCGACGGGAAAATGGTAGACAGGCCAGTGGTCAAACGCGCGGAATACGTGCTACAAAGAGCTGGTCTTCTCGAAGGAGGCGAATAGTCATGGCCGTCAATGCTGTGGGACGGGATATACCGAGCTCTATTCCTGGTTACAAAGACGACGTCGTGCTGTTCAGAGGGGCCACGAAGAGGTTACCAAAGGGAAACCGCTACGGCAAAAAAAACAGGACGACGTTCTTCACCAAGACTGACAAGACGCTCCCCAACATAAAGGCAGCAATCCGAGAGTCGGGACTTCAAAGCGGCATGACCATATCCTTCCACCACCACCTACGCAATGGGGATTACGTGGTCAACATGGTCCTTGACGCCTGTGCCGAAATGGGAATAAAGGACTTGGTCATATTCCCTACCGCGCTCTTCGGCGTCCATAAACACCTAACAAAGCACATACAAAAAGGTGTAATTCGACAAATTCAAGGCTCTGTAAATGGCCCCATAGGTCAGCTAGCATCTGAGGGAGGTATGGAACTTCCCGTCGTCCTTAGAAGCCACGGAGGTAGGCCCAGGGCTGTAATAAGTGGGGATGTCAAGATTGACGTGGCGTTCATAGCTGCCCCCACGGCCGATAAATACGGCAACCTTACAGGAGCCTATGGACAGTCGGCATGTGGCTCCCTTGGATATGCTCACACGGACGCAGACTACGCAGAGTGCGTAGTAGCGATAACGGACAATTTAGTAGAATACCCTGCCCCATACATTCAGATTCCCCAAACACAAGTGGATTACGTCGTGCAGGTGGATAAAATAGGGGATCCTGCAGGTATAGTTTCGGGAACGACCAGAGTAACCCGAGACCCCATGAGGCTTTTGATCGCACGCTATGCAGCCAAACTTACAGAATCAAGCCCTTACTTCAAGGAAGGCATATCCTTCCAGACTGGTGCTGGAGGCATTTCCCTCGCCGCTGCTGCGTACGTAAGAGATGCCATGAGAAAAAAGGGGATCAAGGGGAGCTTCGGTTTAGGAGGTATAACAAGCTTTTTCGTGGACATGCTAGAGGAGGGACTTTTCAGACAACTGATGGACGTTCAGTCCTTCGATCTGGCAGCCGTGGAATCCATATCGCGCAACGCCGCTCACGTTGAAATCTCTGCCGATTGGTACGCCAATCCCTGGAACGCAGGATGCATGGTTAACATGCTGGACACCGTGGTACTGGGAGCTACAGAAGTGGATAGGGACTTCAACGTCAACGTAAACACCGAGTCCGATGGGGCACTGCTTCACGGGATTGGAGGCCACCAAGACACCGCATCAGGAGCCAAACTGACCATAATCACTACTCCTCTATTGAGGGGAAGGATACCATCCGTTGTGGATTCAGTTTACACGGTTACCACACCTGGAGAAGTGGTGGATGCTGTGGTAACCGAGTTCGGCGTCGCCATAAACCCAAGGCGCCAAGACCTCATGGACGCCATCAAACCCAGCAAGGACTTACCATTAGTCACCATAGACGAGCTGGTAGAGAAGGCCAAAAAGCTCGCGGGAGATATGGCTCCAATAGAGCACACAGACCGAATAATAGGCGTAATAGAATATCGAGATGGCTCTGTTATAGACGTAGTCAGACAGATAAAGAAAAAATAGAACATTTATCCATAAACGGGTCCCCGAATTCTTGGGGCCCGTTTTTAATTCCCAGCCACAAATAATTTCCTCTAATGCCCTATCTGATATAAAATTTATCTATATTTTTATATTTTATGGATTCAAAGTTTCTTGGAGGTGTTTTGTCCTGCTGATAAAACCACACAAAAGTTTGAACTCCTTTCTGGAATGGATAAAGACCCTTGATGGCAAGGTTTGCACACTAAGGGAGTTCCCTCCACAGGAAGCCTCATGGGCCAGGTGGCCTGACTTGGACGAGAGACTGAAAAAAGCTCTAGAGAAAAGGGGGATCCAGAAGCTATACAGCCATCAAGCCGACGCTATAAGAATGATCATGGAGGGCAAAAACGTAGTCCTGGCAACTCCAACGGCTTCCGGCAAGAGCTTATGCTACAACGTTCCCGTACTGGATGCCATAATGAAAAATCCAGATTCAAGAGCTCTATTCATGTTTCCCACCAAGGCATTGAGCCAAGACCAAATGGCAGGACTTCATCAGCTCATAGAGCTGTCTGGGGTAGACGTAAAAACCTTTACATATGACGGTGATACCCCAGTCGCGGCAAGGCAAAAGCTGAGGGCAGCAGGACATATCGTAATAACCAACCCAGATATGCTCAATACAGGCATTCTCCCTCATCACACAAAGTGGATAAAGCTTTTCGAAAACCTAAGATACGTTGTAATAGACGAGCTCCACACTTACAAAGGAGTTTTCGGCTCTCATGTAGCAAACCTCATAAGAAGACTTAAAAGGATATGTTCCTTCTACGGCTCCAAACCTACTTTCATAGGCTCCTCAGCCACTATAAGCAATCCAAAGGAGCTCTCCGAACTCTTGCTGGAGGAACCAGTTCATGTGATAACTGAAAGTGGAGCGCCAAGGGGCCCCAGGAAATTTGTCATATACAACCCCCCAGTGGTTAACGAGCAGCTGGGAATCCGAAAATCCTCCTTAACGGAGACCGCTAAGATAGCGGCTGAAGCAGTAGCCAACAACATAAGCACCATTGTGTTCACCAGATCAAGGGTAAACGTGGAACTCTTAGTGACCTACCTGAGGCGGGCTCTAATTTCCAAGGGATTGGACGCTAGTAAGGTGGAAGGTTACCGGGGAGGCTACCTACCCAACGAAAGAAGAGCTATAGAACGAAAGCTCCGTGAGGGCGAAATAACGTGCGTGGTCTCCACCAACGCCCTGGAACTGGGAATAGACATAGGTAGCCTGGAATTAGCCATTCTTCACGGCTATCCAGGGAGCATCGCATCCATGTGGCAACAAATAGGAAGAGCCGGAAGAAGCATGGGACTTTCCGCAGCCATTATGGTAGCTTCCTCCTTTGCAATGGACCAATTCCTTGCTTCAAGACCCGAGTACTTGTTCGGAGCCTCTCCAGAAAGGGCACGCATAAACAGCGACAATCTCTACATACTTGCAAACCACGTCAAGTGCAGCGCCTTTGAGCTTCCCTTTCACCAAGGAGAAAAATTTGGAAACAAAGATATTTCAGAGATACTGGAATACCTTAGGCAAAAAGGAACGCTGCATAAATCGGGGGAAAAGTTCTTCTGGCAAGAGGACTCCTTCCCCGCTGAATCACTCTCATTGAGGAGCGCCACAAGCGAGAACTTTGTGATCATAGATATCACCGAGACCGCAAAACCCGTCGTGATAGGTGAGGTAGACCGTCCCAGCGCGCCTATGCTAATTCATCCCGAGGCCATATACTTTCATGGAGGCAAAACGTACCAAGTCATGAAGTTGGACTATGACGGCATGAGATGCTACGTGAAACAGGTGGAAGTAGATTATTACACCGACGCTGATATGGCCGTCAGATTCCAAACCATAGACACACTAGAACAACAAGGCCATTGGGGATTGGGAGAGATACTGATGGCAAGCAGACCTACCATATACAAAAAAATAAAACTCCACACCCATGAGAATTTGGGGTATGGTCACATTCACTTGCCAGAGGAGCAAATGCATACAACAGCTTGCTGGCTCAAAGTACCTACAGGCGTCGTGTGGGAGGGATGGGACGAGAACCGGCAGAGCTCGGCATTAACAGGACTTTCTAACCTCCTTCGCAGCACGGCACCCCTCTTTCTGATGTGTGCACGACATGACATTATAATCCACGGCCTCGTAAAGGATCCCTTCCTTGAAAGCCCGGCAGTATATATAGCCGACAACTACCCTGGTGGTATTGGATTGGCAGAGGGAGCCTTTGAACTAAAAAGCAAGCTACTAACCTCCGCGAGAGAGGCTCTTTCAAGCTGCAAATGCGAAAGGGGATGTCCTGCATGCATCGGCCCCCTGGGAGCCCAAATCAACGCAAAAAAGGACACGGCCTTTTTGCTGGATACCATTCTTGCCAATGACTAGCCCTACCGAGGTGAAAGAGACAGAAACATGGACCGCTTGAGCAGACTGGAAAGGCTACTGGGACCGCTGCCTTCAAGGCAAGAATCAAAGGAAACAAACAACGACATAAAAGGCCTTCCAGAGGGAGGAAAATGGGTACACGAAGGCGTGTACGTAATAAATAAGGCCTTTCCCCTACCTTATAAGCACGGATGCACTCTTCTGGATGACGTAGGTCATTCAGCCCTGGTTTTGGAGCCATGGGGTTCCAAGGGAACGCCAGTATTCTTGGACCTGGAGACTACAGGGCTCGCCGGAGGAAGTGGTACATACGCATTCTTGGCCGGCTTGGCCTACGTTTCAGATTCAACCTTGGTTGCAAAACAGATATTTCTAGCTACCCCCTCATCGGAGGAACTATGGCTCCAAGTTCTTTTCGAGAGCTTCCCGAAACGAGATGTCTCCCTAGTAACTTACAACGGCAAGTCCTTCGATTGGCCCATGATCCAGACTAGAACCATATTGAACCGAAAGAAAGTCCCTATTAGCCTGCTAGGGCACCTGGACCTGCTTCAGCTGGTCCGCTACCTCTGGAAAGAAAAGCTGGAAAACTGCAGATTATCGACGGTCGAATCAGAGCTTCTCGAAGTCCAAAGAACCGTAGCAGACGTGCCAGGATGGTTGGTGCCTAAATACTATGCCGATTTCCTCAAAACAGGAAACGCCCTCCCACTGCAGGGTGTTTT
The DNA window shown above is from Thermovirga lienii DSM 17291 and carries:
- a CDS encoding hypothetical protein (KEGG: aco:Amico_0035 putative TetR family transcriptional regulator~SPTR: Putative TetR family transcriptional regulator); this encodes MKAPVRESLIRLEKRGKQGLFDAVKVAIDEMKASGQDVDFQSVARKLGVARSTLYRNSLVRELVEKARTEKRGKVVPYSDLITVVEDLKRRVEELERKVQELSDKPIA
- a CDS encoding GntR domain protein (PFAM: Bacterial regulatory proteins, gntR family; FCD domain~COGs: COG2186 Transcriptional regulators~InterPro IPR000524: IPR011711~KEGG: tai:Taci_1362 GntR domain protein~PFAM: GntR domain protein; regulatory protein GntR HTH~SMART: regulatory protein GntR HTH~SPTR: GntR domain protein) translates to MPQRKIKGTRIYEQVVEEIKRSISSGELKPGDPLPSERQLMSEMGVSRSSLREAFRILELLGLIESIPGKGRFVRKPRPENKDLSTVPLEDEAILELMEARRILDPAICKIAAMHALPSNLTQIRKILSKTSQNIENLSQRAKLDYDFHLALAEATHNFVFVNVVKMTFNLIMATHERIYSLLNDKEAFLNEHQEIYEAIMDHNVNLASDLAAKHIDRIYKTLQEAMAK
- a CDS encoding metal dependent phosphohydrolase (PFAM: HD domain~TIGRFAM: uncharacterized domain HDIG~InterPro IPR006675: IPR006674~KEGG: tai:Taci_1363 metal dependent phosphohydrolase~PFAM: metal-dependent phosphohydrolase HD sub domain~SPTR: Metal dependent phosphohydrolase;~TIGRFAM: metal dependent phophohydrolase), which produces MKERILKLFPEIDWIENEELKDKVLKTLEDALRIGGWEPEDMDKIPFTLLIKDCPASLLTHFRGVTRMAKKAMEEFNALYDYKLDNDTLIAGAILHDVGKLVEYKRDADGKVVKSDLGKDLRHPFSGVGLAMKNDIPSPICHCIAVHAGEGDGRHRSPEAVVINKCDFLNFETLKSFMGLI
- a CDS encoding homoaconitate hydratase family protein (PFAM: Aconitase family (aconitate hydratase)~TIGRFAM: 3-isopropylmalate dehydratase, large subunit; homoaconitate hydratase family protein~COGs: COG0065 3-isopropylmalate dehydratase large subunit~InterPro IPR011826: IPR006251: IPR001030~KEGG: tai:Taci_1364 homoaconitate hydratase family protein~PFAM: aconitate hydratase domain-containing protein~SPTR: Homoaconitate hydratase family protein;~TIGRFAM: homoaconitate hydratase family protein; 3-isopropylmalate dehydratase) — protein: MGKTMIQKIIQRASGKEVKPGDRVWCNIDLSTARDFAGPNCVLQFDKETEGKGKVWNPDKIAFTFDLEAPSRSEQVANNQKLIREFAKRQGITKVFDVNWGIGQHVLLEHGLVKPGWVILGTDSHMNLLGAVGAFATGVGNTDIVASWILGKLWYRVPETVKIKVTGSFKKGVCMRDLLTKIVGTLGAGGLIYKAVEFVGPTIEKSNLAERITLCSMVTEMSGKIGLIQPNGEVLEWLKARAGEEAVELAEAIKADPDAVYSEEYEFNVDDLEPMVSAPDAPDNVKTVREVAGERLDQVHIGSCSNGRFEDIKAAFEVLKAANFKIAPGMRVIITPATREVMKQCAQAGFIEKFLDAGVIFTNPTCALCTAKHYGTLPSGDIGMSTTNRNFIGKVGKGSHTYLASPMTAMASAVRGVITDPREILG
- a CDS encoding 3-isopropylmalate dehydratase, small subunit (PFAM: Aconitase C-terminal domain~TIGRFAM: 3-isopropylmalate dehydratase, small subunit~COGs: COG0066 3-isopropylmalate dehydratase small subunit~InterPro IPR011827: IPR000573~KEGG: tai:Taci_1365 3-isopropylmalate dehydratase, small subunit~PFAM: aconitate hydratase domain-containing protein~SPTR: 3-isopropylmalate dehydratase, small subunit;~TIGRFAM: 3-isopropylmalate dehydratase, small subunit), producing MTENILRGRAWVFGDDVDTDLIYHNKYLAITDPKEMAQYSFEYYPGKENFAKEAKPGDFVVAGQNFGCGSSREHAVYCLKELGIPVILAESYARIYYRNAVNNGYPVLVVPNITKKVKDGDELEVNLDTGEIKNLTTGEVMHGDAVTDLEKEIMAYGGLIPYLKAQAAKEQK